The following coding sequences are from one Eucalyptus grandis isolate ANBG69807.140 chromosome 11, ASM1654582v1, whole genome shotgun sequence window:
- the LOC104434188 gene encoding disease resistance protein RUN1-like produces the protein MESATGSRNEYDVFLSFRGLDTRQTFTDCLYEVMKGTGVRVFRDDDEIQGGKNIKDELWQAIESSKIYMPVFSKTYASSKWCLKELAKMIEITSRSNGTKEILPIFFDVSPGDVKLKTSLYKNELSNHAKMYEADKVKAWEKALMEVGKLKGWKPRNLGHGRLITSVVEDVLIKLNNRNKILTKHLVEDRKQVDAVMELLDINSGGTHSVGIRGIGGIGKTTLAKVIFNKLSPHFDCSSFLENVREISRRSDGLVYLQKKLLSSIHRSRNNELYDVDCGIDMIRRQLSNKKVLIVVDDMEEKDLLEKLVGECDGLKSGSRVIITTRNLSAIRNEPKTILDYEVKEMESDQSLQLFCRHAFGKDFPPGDYESLAREIVSTLGNLPLAVEVIGSSLSCKHDNRALWIEVLEKLRKAPLGKVRESLMISYEELEKEQKQVFLDIACLFVQEDKTYPIFMWSDCNYYPNYAIDVLLHRSPIKVESDSKFRMNDQVRDLGRHIVQEGDCKYPSKFSRVWTHEDALNILRSKQGNEHVEALKVRGHTFTDEELLNLPNLRFLRGTGLNFVGNFKDLLPMLRWLSWHHCPPEFTATNFCPINLVVLDLSSSDITEKWDGKKAESFRLEKLQMLNKDTDLSNFVELEILILAGCSRLITLIAPLILDLSCTRISGLPATITYPSHLEELRVQDCRDLTGEIPDAIGELSRLRILDFSGTRISGLPATISYLPCLKELMLKECRELRLVPQLPSSLISLILEANHCEIIPDLSNLVTLDHLDLSFHRYKLKAPYQLEELLSPWKIVESIHQLPSSLSTLHLTDIPPPQQFSNFMNLSSLSISSCSMAHLPELEHLKKLRELSIKVCPSLERIPDLSCLKSLETLYLSELGSLVAIQGLEELESLESLQIICCESLEGLPQLSKLVKLKSFELHDCQVLQAIEGLGCLQRLKHLTILGCVSLKRLPDYPRFTKLDTDWKEPETSSAD, from the exons ATGGAGAGTGCAACTGGCTCAAGAAATGAGTAtgatgtgttcttgagctttagagggcTTGATACACGCCAAACATTTACCGATTGTCTTTATGAAGTCATGAAAGGCACTGGAGTCCGTGTTTTCAGAGATGACGATGAAATCCAAGGAGGGAAAAACATCAAAGACGAACTTTGGCAAGCGATTGAGAGCTCCAAAATCTACATGCCCGTCTTCTCTAAGACCTACGCGTCAAGTAAATGGTGCCTCAAGGAGCTGGCGAAGATGATAGAGATTACATCCCGATCAAATGGAACGAAAGAGATCCTTCCCATTTTCTTCGACGTGAGCCCAGGTGATGTCAAGCTTAAAACTTCACTTTACAAAAATGAACTATCCAATCATGCGAAGATGTATGAAGCTGACAAAGTAAAAGCGTGGGAAAAGGCGCTCATGGAGGTTGGCAAGCTTAAGGGATGGAAACCGAGAAACTTAGG CCATGGCAGACTCATCACATCGGTCGTTGAAGATGTTTTAATTAAGCTGAACAACAGAAACAAGATTCTGACCAAACATTTAGTGGAAGATCGCAAGCAGGTCGACGCTGTAATGGAACTGCTGGACATTAATTCTGGCGGCACTCATTCTGTGGGAATCCGTGGGATTGGGGGAATCGGCAAAACGACACTTGCGAAAgttattttcaacaaattatCCCCTCACTTTGACTGCAGCAGCTTCCTCGAAAATGTTCGAGAGATATCACGACGGTCAGATGGTCTTGTGTACTTGCAGAAGAAACTCTTATCAAGCATTCACCGATCAAGAAATAATGAACTTTATGATGTTGATTGTGGGATCGACATGATAAGAAGACAGCTTTCAAATAAAAAGGTTCTCATTGTTGTTGATGATATGGAAGAGAAAGATCTTCTGGAAAAGCTAGTTGGTGAGTGTGATGGGCTGAAATCTGGTAGTAGAGTCATCATAACCACTAGGAACTTAAGTGCCATTCGAAATGAACCAAAAACAATCTTGGATTATGAAGTCAAGGAAATGGAATCCGATCAATCCCTTCAGTTGTTTTGTAGACATGCTTTTGGAAAAGACTTTCCTCCAGGTGATTATGAAAGTCTTGCAAGGGAAATTGTGTCTACTTTGGGGAACCTTCCGTTAGCTGTGGAGGTGATAGGATCTTCTCTTTCTTGCAAGCACGACAATAGAGCTTTATGGATAGAAGTATTGGAGAAGTTAAGGAAAGCTCCTTTGGGGAAAGTCCGAGAATCGTTGATGATAAGTTATGAAGAATtagagaaagaacaaaaacaagtgTTTCTGGATATAGCATGCCTTTTTGTCCAGGAAGATAAAACTTACCCAATTTTCATGTGGAGTGATTGTAACTACTATCCTAATTATGCAATTGATGTCCTTCTTCATAGGTCCCCGATAAAAGTTGAAAGCGATAGCAAATTCCGGATGAATGACCAAGTACGAGACCTTGGAAGGCACATTGTCCAGGAAGGGGATTGTAAGTATCCTAGCAAGTTTAGCAGGGTGTGGACTCATGAGGATGCCTTAAACATATTAAGGAGTAAGCAG GGAAATGAACATGTAGAAGCACTAAAAGTGCGTGGCCATACATTTACAGATGAAGAATTACTCAATCTACCAAATCTAAGGTTCCTTCGAGGGACGGGATTAAATTTTGTTGGCAACTTCAAAGATCTGCTTCCAATGCTAAGGTGGCTTTCTTGGCATCATTGTCCTCCGGAATTCACAGCAACAAATTTCTGCCCCATCAACTTGGTTGTGCTCGACCTGTCCAGTAGCGACATCACAGAAAAATGGG ATGGCAAAAAAGCTGAAAGCTTTAGACTTGAGAAACTGCAAATGCTTAACAAGGACACCGACTTGTCAAACTTCGTGGAGttggagatattgatactcgcTGGCTGCTCCAGGTTAATTACATTGATTGCTCCATTG ATCTTGGACTTGTCATGTACTCGTATTTCCGGATTGCCAGCCACAATCACTTATCCatctcacctagaagagttacgtgtccAGGATTGTAGGGATCTTACGGGTGAAATCCCAGATGCAATTGGCGAACTATCccgcttgaggatcttggacttctctggTACTCGTATTTCTGGTTTGCCTGCCACGATCAGTTATCTCCCTTGCCTTAAAGAACTTATGTTGAAGGAGTGCCGGGAGCTTCGACTAGTGCCACAGCTTCCCTCAAGTTTAATAAGCCTTATCCTTGAGGCTAATCATTGTGAAATCATCCCAGACCTCTCGAACTTAGTTACTTTAGATCACTTGGACTTGTCCTTTCATAGGTATAAGCTCAAGGCTCCTTACCAGTTAGAGGAACTTCTGTCCCCTTGGAAGATTGTAGAATCCATCCACCAGCTTCCATCTAGTTTGTCAACCTTGCATCTCACGGATATACCGCCACCGCAGCAATTTTCCAACTTCATGAACCTGTCGAGTCTCTCCATTTCTAGCTGCTCAATGGCACATCTCCCAGAGCTTGAACACTTGAAGAAGTTAAGGGAATTGTCCATAAAAGTGTGTCCATCCCTCGAGAGAATACCAGATCTATCATGCTTGAAGAGTCTAGAAACCTTGTATTTGTCTGAACTAGGAAGTCTTGTTGCGATACAAGGTCTGGAGGAGTTGGAATCCTTGGAGTCACTACAGATCATCTGCTGTGAGTCATTAGAAGGATTACCTCAACTATCGAAGTTGGTAAAGCTCAAATCTTTTGAGCTACACGATTGCCAAGTGTTACAAGCCATCGAGGGTCTCGGTTGCTTACAACGTTTGAAGCATTTGACTATTCTGGGTTGCGTGTCCCTGAAACGGTTGCCTGATTATCCGAGGTTCACCAAGCTAGACACTGATTGGAAAGAACCAGAAACATCAAGTGCTGATTAG